Proteins found in one Amycolatopsis umgeniensis genomic segment:
- a CDS encoding VWA domain-containing protein, whose amino-acid sequence MTDPLAGFVGFAEALREAGLPCDAHRVQAYLEAVGEVDLADPEQLYWAGRLTLCADPDDLPRYDVAFDSWFTDAETGPRRRGKEAAPKRARIATLAQSPSQGESGAEPDQLRVAASADEVLRHRDLAELTVAERAHLRELLAKLRPALPSRTSPRRRAARRGTLDPSRTLRAMLAGGGEPVRLAYRKRGTKPRRLVLLIDVSGSMGPYADALLRFAHVVARRAHGRVEVFTLGTRLTRVSRQLRSRDPEHAMLTAAAAVPDFAGGTRLGETLRAFLDRWGQRGVARRSVVTVFSDGWERGDPGLLGEQLARLRRLAHAVFWVNPHAGRAGYAPVQSGIVAALPYLDRLLAGHSLATLERLLVEIADA is encoded by the coding sequence GTGACCGACCCACTCGCGGGTTTCGTCGGCTTCGCGGAGGCTTTGCGCGAAGCCGGTTTGCCGTGCGACGCGCACCGAGTGCAGGCGTACCTCGAGGCCGTCGGCGAGGTCGATCTGGCCGATCCCGAGCAGCTGTACTGGGCCGGACGGCTGACATTGTGCGCAGACCCCGACGACCTTCCTCGCTACGACGTCGCTTTCGACAGCTGGTTCACCGACGCGGAAACCGGACCACGGCGGCGCGGCAAGGAAGCGGCTCCGAAACGCGCCAGGATCGCCACGCTCGCGCAGTCGCCGAGCCAGGGCGAGTCCGGCGCTGAGCCCGATCAGCTCCGGGTGGCCGCGAGTGCGGACGAGGTCCTGCGCCATCGCGACCTCGCCGAACTGACCGTCGCCGAACGCGCTCACCTGCGGGAACTCCTCGCGAAACTGCGCCCGGCCCTCCCGTCGCGGACCTCGCCGCGCCGCCGCGCCGCCCGGCGGGGAACCCTCGATCCGTCGCGCACGCTCCGGGCGATGCTGGCCGGAGGCGGTGAGCCGGTGCGCCTGGCGTACCGGAAGAGGGGCACCAAACCACGCCGTCTGGTCCTCCTGATTGACGTCTCCGGCTCGATGGGGCCGTACGCGGACGCGCTGCTGCGGTTCGCGCACGTCGTCGCCCGGCGCGCCCACGGCCGGGTCGAGGTGTTCACGCTCGGCACCAGGCTCACCAGGGTGTCCCGTCAGTTGCGGTCACGCGATCCCGAGCACGCGATGCTCACCGCGGCCGCCGCGGTCCCCGATTTCGCGGGCGGGACCAGACTCGGCGAGACCCTGCGGGCCTTCCTCGACCGCTGGGGACAACGCGGTGTGGCCAGGCGTTCCGTGGTCACCGTGTTCTCCGACGGCTGGGAACGGGGCGACCCCGGCCTGCTCGGCGAGCAGCTCGCCAGGCTGCGGCGGCTCGCGCACGCCGTATTCTGGGTGAATCCGCACGCGGGGCGCGCGGGTTACGCTCCCGTGCAGTCCGGCATCGTGGCCGCGCTCCCGTACCTCGATCGGCTGCTCGCCGGACACAGCTTGGCCACTTTGGAACGACTGCTCGTGGAGATCGCCGATGCGTGA
- a CDS encoding TetR/AcrR family transcriptional regulator, producing the protein MSEEGTKAKRADARRNEKTLLDAAAAVFVTSGVEAPVRDIAAKAGVGMGTIYRHFPTRADLIIAVYRHQVDACAEAGPELLASSASPYEALRRWIDLFVDFLVTKHGLAGAFQADNTGFETLHAYFLDRLLPVCAQLLDASAKAGEIRSDLQAIEVMRGVGNLCIGADSDPRYNARRMVEVFIAGLRT; encoded by the coding sequence ATGAGCGAAGAGGGCACCAAGGCCAAGCGCGCGGACGCCCGGCGCAACGAGAAAACCCTGCTCGACGCGGCCGCCGCCGTCTTCGTCACCTCGGGTGTCGAGGCGCCGGTCCGTGACATCGCGGCGAAAGCGGGCGTCGGGATGGGCACGATCTACCGGCACTTCCCGACCAGGGCCGACCTCATCATCGCCGTCTATCGGCATCAGGTCGACGCCTGCGCCGAAGCCGGGCCGGAACTGCTGGCGTCGAGCGCTTCGCCGTACGAGGCGCTACGGCGCTGGATCGACCTCTTCGTCGACTTCCTGGTCACCAAACACGGCCTCGCCGGCGCTTTCCAGGCGGACAACACCGGTTTCGAGACGTTGCACGCCTACTTCCTCGACCGTCTGCTGCCCGTCTGCGCGCAGTTGCTCGACGCCTCGGCGAAGGCCGGTGAGATCCGCTCCGATCTGCAGGCGATCGAGGTCATGCGCGGCGTCGGGAACCTCTGCATCGGCGCCGACAGCGACCCCCGCTACAACGCGCGCCGGATGGTCGAGGTCTTCATCGCGGGACTGCGGACCTAG
- a CDS encoding aldo/keto reductase: MQYRTLGRTGVQVSTLALGAMNFGAIGRTDQDEATAIVDAALEGGINFVDTADMYSAGESERMVGKAIAGRREDIVLATKATMPMGDERNHQGASRRWLVTELDNSLRRLGVDHVDLYQIHRWDPKTSDEETLSALTDLQRAGKIRYFGSSTFPAYRVVQAQWAAREHHLSRYVTEQPSYSILQRGIETHVLPVTEEYGLGVLAWSPLASGWLSGAVREGREIATNRSAVLPRRFDLTLPVNRARLEAVERLVKVAEQAGLSLIQLALGFVVAHPGVTSAIIGPRTLAHLESQLAAADTVLPADVLDAIDEIVAPGTDLAPEEKMDTPPSLLDPALRRR, encoded by the coding sequence ATGCAGTACCGCACCTTGGGCAGGACCGGTGTGCAGGTCAGCACCCTCGCGCTCGGCGCGATGAATTTCGGCGCGATCGGGCGCACGGATCAGGACGAGGCCACCGCCATCGTCGACGCCGCGCTGGAGGGCGGGATCAACTTCGTCGACACCGCCGACATGTACAGCGCCGGCGAGTCGGAGAGGATGGTCGGCAAGGCCATCGCCGGCCGTCGTGAAGACATCGTGCTGGCCACGAAGGCGACCATGCCGATGGGCGACGAGCGCAACCACCAGGGCGCTTCACGCCGCTGGCTGGTCACCGAGTTGGACAACAGCCTGCGCCGCCTCGGCGTCGACCATGTCGACCTCTACCAGATCCACCGCTGGGATCCGAAGACCAGCGACGAGGAGACCCTCTCGGCGCTGACCGATCTGCAGCGCGCGGGGAAGATCCGCTACTTCGGCTCGTCGACCTTCCCCGCGTACCGCGTCGTGCAGGCGCAGTGGGCCGCCCGCGAACACCACCTGAGCCGGTACGTCACCGAGCAGCCCAGCTATTCGATCCTGCAGCGCGGTATCGAAACACACGTGCTGCCCGTGACCGAGGAATACGGGCTCGGCGTGCTGGCGTGGAGCCCGCTCGCTTCGGGCTGGCTTTCGGGCGCCGTCCGCGAAGGCCGCGAGATCGCCACGAACCGATCGGCCGTCCTCCCGCGACGCTTCGACCTGACCCTGCCCGTCAACCGGGCTCGGCTCGAGGCCGTCGAGCGGCTGGTCAAGGTCGCCGAACAGGCGGGCCTGAGCCTGATCCAGCTCGCGCTCGGTTTCGTCGTCGCACATCCGGGCGTGACCAGCGCGATCATCGGGCCGCGCACCCTGGCGCACCTGGAGTCGCAACTCGCCGCCGCGGACACGGTGCTTCCGGCCGACGTCCTCGACGCGATCGACGAGATCGTCGCGCCGGGCACCGATCTCGCCCCGGAAGAGAAGATGGACACCCCGCCGTCGCTGCTCGACCCGGCGCTGCGGCGTCGCTGA
- a CDS encoding nucleoside hydrolase: protein MFSSRAVLAALLALALGAAAAPAASAAPASSPVPVVYDGDSDFADIATLAYLCRAHEQRRIDLRAVTVTNNGAGIPGRALTHVRTALGKCGLSGIPVADGSETGVNPMPADGRAWTESILNGALGDAGVPDRPSKIRASALLAATVLESAKPVVVIATGPLTNVAKAMDVPGVAQRISRLSVMGGAFDVPGNVFGPDAGKFDGTQEVNMWLDPASADKVFAGLRRVDIVPLDATNDVPITPSYVERLGREGRTAEAKLVHAIVTQPDLAPYVQDGTAFWWDTLASSEVLDTVSPVKLRKAKVDVRQDGAAAGRTYVTPRGTSQYIGYDADPVAWENGFLKMLNG from the coding sequence ATGTTCTCGTCCCGTGCCGTACTCGCCGCCCTGCTCGCACTGGCCCTCGGGGCGGCCGCGGCCCCGGCCGCCTCGGCGGCTCCCGCGTCTTCCCCGGTCCCGGTCGTGTACGACGGCGACTCCGATTTCGCGGACATCGCGACCCTCGCGTACCTGTGCCGAGCGCACGAACAGCGCCGCATCGACCTGCGCGCGGTCACCGTCACCAACAACGGCGCCGGGATCCCCGGGCGTGCGCTGACCCACGTGCGGACGGCGCTCGGGAAATGCGGTCTCTCCGGCATCCCGGTCGCCGACGGTTCCGAAACCGGCGTGAACCCGATGCCCGCCGATGGCCGCGCCTGGACCGAAAGCATCCTCAACGGCGCGCTCGGCGACGCGGGTGTGCCGGACAGGCCGTCCAAGATCCGGGCGTCGGCACTGCTCGCCGCGACGGTGCTCGAATCGGCCAAGCCGGTCGTCGTGATCGCGACCGGCCCGCTCACGAATGTCGCGAAGGCCATGGACGTTCCCGGGGTGGCGCAGCGGATTTCGCGGCTCTCGGTGATGGGCGGCGCCTTCGACGTCCCCGGCAACGTGTTCGGCCCGGACGCCGGGAAGTTCGACGGCACCCAAGAGGTCAACATGTGGCTGGACCCCGCTTCGGCGGACAAGGTCTTCGCCGGGCTGCGCCGCGTCGACATCGTTCCGTTGGACGCCACGAACGACGTCCCGATCACACCGTCCTATGTGGAGCGTCTGGGCCGGGAAGGCCGGACCGCGGAAGCGAAACTGGTGCACGCGATCGTCACGCAGCCCGACCTCGCGCCGTACGTCCAGGACGGGACGGCGTTCTGGTGGGACACGCTCGCCTCGTCCGAGGTGCTCGACACCGTGAGCCCGGTGAAGCTGCGGAAGGCGAAGGTCGACGTGCGGCAGGACGGCGCCGCGGCGGGCCGTACTTACGTGACGCCGAGGGGAACTTCGCAGTACATCGGCTACGACGCCGATCCCGTCGCGTGGGAGAACGGCTTCCTGAAGATGCTGAACGGCTAG
- a CDS encoding FAD-dependent oxidoreductase — MERTQCCVVGGGPAGMVLGLLLARAGVEVTVLEKHKDFFRDFRGDTVHPPTLMLLDELGLGGRFAELPSRRLEKMRMVIGGTTIVAADFRRIPGPYKYIAMVPQWDFLNLLAEAAAEEPTFTLRMGAEVTGLRQGGGVRYRDSDGVERELAASLVVGCDGRDSLVRAEAGLVPNEYDVPMDVWWVRVPKLEDTGKEAQVFGCFANGLAGMTMDRGDYYQTSYLIRKGQDEAQRAEGIEKFRERIGGLFGWGEGELAAIRDWDDVKLLKVRMSKLPHWYSERVLCIGDAAHAMSPAGGMGVNIAVQDAVAAARILAGPLRRGSLTARDLGRVQRRRNFVVTLTQKMQLGEHKMLVEPALDGTLTERTIPLPLRISDRFPLLTGLSAFMGGIGPLREKTPVFARRGS, encoded by the coding sequence ATGGAACGGACACAGTGCTGTGTGGTGGGGGGCGGTCCGGCGGGGATGGTGCTCGGACTCTTGCTGGCGCGAGCCGGGGTCGAGGTCACCGTTCTCGAAAAGCACAAGGACTTCTTTCGCGATTTCCGTGGTGACACGGTGCATCCGCCGACGTTGATGTTGCTCGACGAACTCGGGCTCGGCGGCCGGTTCGCGGAATTGCCGTCGCGGCGGCTGGAGAAGATGCGGATGGTGATCGGCGGCACGACGATCGTCGCCGCCGATTTCCGCCGGATCCCCGGGCCGTACAAGTACATCGCGATGGTCCCGCAGTGGGATTTCCTGAACCTGCTCGCCGAAGCCGCGGCGGAGGAACCGACGTTCACCCTGCGGATGGGCGCCGAGGTCACCGGTCTGCGCCAGGGCGGCGGGGTGCGCTACCGCGATTCCGACGGCGTGGAACGGGAACTGGCGGCGTCGCTCGTGGTCGGCTGCGACGGCCGGGACTCCTTGGTGCGCGCGGAAGCGGGGCTCGTGCCGAACGAGTACGACGTGCCGATGGACGTGTGGTGGGTCCGCGTGCCCAAGCTCGAAGACACGGGCAAGGAGGCCCAGGTGTTCGGCTGTTTCGCGAACGGCCTCGCCGGTATGACGATGGATCGCGGCGACTACTACCAGACGTCGTACCTGATCCGGAAGGGCCAGGACGAGGCACAGCGAGCCGAGGGCATCGAGAAGTTCCGCGAACGGATCGGCGGCCTGTTCGGCTGGGGAGAGGGCGAACTCGCCGCGATCCGCGACTGGGACGACGTCAAACTGCTGAAGGTGCGGATGTCCAAGCTTCCGCACTGGTACTCCGAGCGGGTGCTCTGCATCGGCGACGCCGCGCACGCGATGTCACCGGCGGGCGGGATGGGCGTCAACATCGCGGTGCAGGACGCCGTGGCGGCCGCGCGGATCCTCGCCGGCCCGCTGCGGCGCGGCTCGCTGACCGCGCGCGACCTGGGCCGTGTACAGCGCCGCCGGAACTTTGTCGTCACGCTCACCCAGAAGATGCAACTGGGTGAGCACAAGATGCTCGTCGAGCCCGCGCTCGACGGGACGCTCACCGAGCGGACCATCCCCCTGCCCCTCCGGATTTCGGACCGGTTTCCGCTGCTCACGGGCCTGAGCGCGTTCATGGGTGGTATCGGTCCTCTCCGTGAGAAGACCCCGGTCTTCGCGCGGCGAGGTTCATAA